In Cotesia glomerata isolate CgM1 linkage group LG3, MPM_Cglom_v2.3, whole genome shotgun sequence, one genomic interval encodes:
- the LOC123261083 gene encoding odorant receptor 9a-like, with the protein MVFFNNPDWRMGKLLLCSFGAWPSQSYRTRRFLSISTIFIVQSIFVLEIIKLVTVWNSIEMVTECLPMLSLHIVANIKMSNCLINLKKIKVLLNHIESDYQSDLSKSEVRTLLHDRHFHKKIITVYVIYIYAIAGAFAAIPAITKLLDILVPLNESRPKQFFYQAEYFVNQDEYSTYIYIHGYLTLPFPMTICVAYDFLYSACGHHVCSMFKITGDRLKNIDNISLAEGENFFKNSDQQDKIYKSLIECIKMQKLILSYIDCYERIFSISLFLVVGVNMFSLCFTSLQSLIIVNQLSDAFSYMFYAFGELVHLFLLNYQGQNIINHSENFYNSAFQANWHNFSLKSKKLYILIIMRSSDFAAIRAGKLIIMSSNSFSSILKTSVSYLMVFNSLR; encoded by the exons ATGGTATTTTTCAACAACCCTGACTGGCGAATGGGGAAGCTCCTGCTCTGTTCTTTTGGTGCCTGGCCGTCTCAGTCTTATCGAACTCGTCGATTTCTCAGCATTTCTACCATTTTCATCGTCCAGAGTATTTTTGTTCTCGAG ataattaaattggTGACAGTCTGGAATAGTATAGAAATGGTAACAGAATGCCTTCCTATGTTGTCGCTGCACATTGtcgctaatataaaaatgtctaattgtttgattaatttaaaaaag ATAAAAGTATTACTGAACCACATCGAAAGTGATTATCAGTCAGATTTATCAAAATCTGAAGTACGAACCCTGTTGCATGACAgacattttcataaaaaaataataactgtgTACGtaa tttacattTATGCAATCGCTGGAGCATTTGCGGCAATTCCAGCAATCACAAAACTTTTGGATATTTTAGTGCCACTAAATGAGTCTCGACCGAAGcagtttttttatcaagcCGAATATTTTGTCAATCAGGATGAATATTCGACGTATATTTACATTCACGGTTATCTGACACTGCCATTTCCGATGACTATTTGTGTCGCTTATGACTTTCTTTACTCAGCTTGCGGTCATCATGTCTGCAGTATGTTCAAAATTACTGG AGAccgtttaaaaaatattgataatatttctttggcggaaggagaaaatttttttaaaaattctgacCAACaagacaaaatttataaatcattgATCGAATgcattaaaatgcaaaaattaatcctaag ttacatTGATTGTTACGAACGGATTTTTTCTATAAGTTTATTCTTAGTAGTGGGAGTTAACATGTTTTCTTTGTGCTTCACAAGTTTGCAG agtttaataatagtaaatcaACTAAGCGACGCTTTTTCATACATGTTTTACGCTTTTGGAGAACTGGTTCATTTATTCCTCCTGAATTATCAAGGCCAAAATATAATAAACCACagcgaaaatttttataactctgc gTTTCAAGCAAATTGGCATAATTTTTCACTGAAGTCTAAAAAActttacattttaattattatgagaAGCTCCGATTTTGCGGCAATAAGGGccggaaaattaattatcatgtCCTCTAACAGTTTTAGCagt ATACTTaaaacttcagtgtcatactTGATGGTTTTTAATTCCCTCCGATAA